Proteins encoded within one genomic window of Humulus lupulus chromosome 1, drHumLupu1.1, whole genome shotgun sequence:
- the LOC133791736 gene encoding small ribosomal subunit protein uS13z/uS13y/uS13x — protein MSLVANEEFQHILRVLNTNVDGKQKIMFALTSIKGIGRRFANLVCKKADVDMNKRAGELSAAELDTLMTIVANPRQFKIPDWFLNRKKDYKDGRYSQVVSNALDMKLRDDLERLKKIRNHRGLRHYWGLRVRGQHTKTTGRRGKTVGVSKKR, from the exons ATG TCGCTGGTTGCGAACGAAGAGTTTCAACACATTCTTCGGGTTCTGAACACCAACGTAGATGGAAAGCAGAAGATTATGTTTGCTCTGACCTCCATTAAAGGTATAGGCCGCCGTTTTGCCAACCTCGTTTGCAAGAAAGCCGATGTCGACATGAACAAGAG AGCTGGTGAGTTATCTGCTGCTGAGCTTGATACTTTGATGACCATTGTCGCCAATCCTCGCCAGTTCAAAATCCCAGACTGGTTTTTGAACAGAAAGAAGGATTATAAGGATGGAAGGTATTCCCAAGTTGTGTCCAATGCATTGGACATGAAGCTTAGGGACGATCTTGAGCGTTTGAAGAAGATCAG GAACCACCGTGGGCTCCGTCACTACTGGGGTCTTCGTGTTCGTGGACAGCACACTAAGACCACTGGTCGCAGGGGAAAGACTGTTGGTGTCTCCAAGAAGCGATAG
- the LOC133791730 gene encoding transcription repressor OFP16-like, which yields MPNTLGKNLNLNLCFKNIKLSQLFSQSPPMTTPQTTPEDHSRPLPQPNCTTSILVRNFNSLYDDALDSTSKSLTNSPSSLSAASVQDDDGGAVAVAAGAAFASRRFFFSTPGRSNSIVDSSAASTSTTAATVVSAEPDEEASAKLFGNSVAVPTISPDPYADFRRSMQEMVEAREVAMDVDKSNWEFLHELLLCYLALNPKSTHKFIIGAFADLVVNVLPSPPETGGRREPDVVADMYENKR from the coding sequence ATGCCAAACACTCTAGGAAAGAACCTAAACCTAAACCTTTGTTTCAAAAATATCAAGCTTTCACAACTATTCTCCCAATCTCCTCCTATGACGACTCCACAAACAACCCCAGAAGATCACAGCCGTCCATTACCTCAACCCAATTGCACCACATCAATCTTGGTTAGAAACTTCAACTCTCTCTACGACGATGCCCTTGATTCCACCTCCAAATCCCTCACCAACTCTCCCTCCTCTCTCTCCGCCGCCTCCGTCCAAGATGATGACGGCGGAGCAGTCGCCGTCGCCGCTGGCGCTGCATTTGCCTCCCGTAGATTCTTCTTCTCCACCCCTGGAAGGTCCAACTCTATCGTCGACTCCTCCGCTGCTAGTACTAGTACTACCGCCGCGACCGTAGTCTCCGCCGAACCAGATGAGGAGGCCTCCGCTAAGCTCTTCGGCAACAGCGTGGCGGTGCCCACGATCTCGCCGGATCCCTACGCGGATTTTCGACGGTCCATGCAGGAAATGGTTGAGGCGCGTGAGGTGGCCATGGACGTGGACAAATCCAATTGGGAGTTCTTGCATGAGCTCCTCTTGTGTTATCTTGCTCTCAATCCAAAGAGCACCCACAAATTCATTATCGGCGCTTTCGCTGATCTAGTTGTCAACGTTTTGCCTTCGCCGCCGGAAACTGGTGGCCGCCGGGAACCTGATGTAGTCGCCGACATGTATGAGAATAAGAGGTAG